A single genomic interval of Coregonus clupeaformis isolate EN_2021a unplaced genomic scaffold, ASM2061545v1 scaf3691, whole genome shotgun sequence harbors:
- the LOC121583515 gene encoding LOW QUALITY PROTEIN: GTPase IMAP family member 4 (The sequence of the model RefSeq protein was modified relative to this genomic sequence to represent the inferred CDS: inserted 1 base in 1 codon), protein MTQEVREKERLLEGKDNEIKEKKVELGDKDKKIKEKDHQLEERNYRLDDMTQEVREKERLLEEKNQTMGQRNKLLEEKENQLEQKEKQLKDRDIQLETLRKNLQDKNSQVENFRVLLQEKDLQLEDRNHKLGEKDILLEERDKLLEEKYNELKERRQELEEKDKLLEEREKQLKERDKQVEDVNNENAELAQQICDVKTELERLRRETSAQMTEHGDTSDTGSILPVRRRHSMDGPPYMGGETSVQTPTLPLRRRNSMELNPPESELWIGRREQQSRLPVSPSVSELRLVLLGRTGAGRSAAGNTILGREEFGAQASPSAVTQRSKRREGDVSGRRLVLVDTPDWFCPDXSLDEMRQDVGLCVRLSAPGPHAFLLVIPVEPSRGEERGVLERIEEMFGEGCWGHTVILFTHADGLKEQSIEEFLQAGSQDLQQLVEKCGSRYHVLNIKDRAHGTQVPELLEQVEEMVAGNRERFYSSQTYQESEDQVREMEGKIQREKEERKQREEREVRDRFQKELQDSLKKIEGVIQEHEGDIRTLSERTTELERQVKEERDEEKKRELERELKKEFDRREGMERKV, encoded by the exons ATGACCCaggaagtgagagagaaagagagactactGGAGGGAAAAGATAATGAAATAAAGGAGAAGAAGGTTGAACTAGGAGACAAAGACAAGAAAATAAAGGAAAAAGACCATCAACTAGAGGAGAGAAACTATAGACTGGATGATATGACCCaggaagtgagagagaaagagagactactGGAGGAGAAGAACCAGACAATGGGACAGAGGAATAAACTATTAGAAGAGAAAGAAAACCAACTGGAACAGAAAGAGAAGCAACTAAAGGATAGAGACATTCAACTAGAGACACTGAGAAAGAACCTGCAGGACAAGAACAGCCAAGTAGAGAACTTCAGAGTCCTACTGCAGGAAAAAGACCTTCAACTAGAGGACAGGAACCACAAACTGGGAGAGAAAGACATACTACTGGAAGAGAGGGACAAACTACTGGAGGAAAAATATAATGAACTAAAAGAGAGGAGGCAGGAACTAGAAGAGAAAGATAAactactagaggagagagagaagcagttaAAGGAACGAGACAAACAAGTGGAGGATGTCAACAATGAAAATGCGGAACTGG CTCAACAGATATGTGATGTGAAGACTGAGCTAGAGAGACTGAGAAGAGAGACCTCAGCCCAGATGACTG AACATGGAGACACCTCAGATACAGGTTCCATACTCCCAGTCAGGAGGAGACACAGCATGGATGGTCCTCCATATA TGGGAGGAGAGACCTCGGTACAGACCCCCACACTTCCACTGAGGAGGAGAAACAGCATGGAGTTAAATCCTCCTGAAAGTGAGTTATGGAT tgggaggagagagcagcagtccAGACTCCCAGTGTCTCCCAGTGTGTCTGAGCTGAGACTGGTGCTGCTGGGGAGGACTGGGGCTGGGAGGAGTGCAGCAGGAAACACCATCCTTGGCAGAGAGGAGTTTGGGGCCCAGGCCAGCCCCTCTGCAGTGACCCAGAGGagtaagaggagagagggggacgtgTCTGGGAGACGGTTGGTGCTGGTGGACACTCCAGACTGGTTCTGTCCTG TCTCTCTGGATGAGATGAGACAGGATGTGGGGCtctgtgtccgtctgtctgcccCAGGACCCCACGCCTTCCTCCTGGTCATACCAGTGGAGCCCtccaggggggaggagagaggggtgctggagagaatagaggagatgtTTGGGGAGGGTTGTTGGGGACACACTGTGATTCTATTCACCCATGCTGATGGCCTGAAAGAGCAGAGCATTGAGGAGTTTCTCCAAGCAGGGAGTCAGGACCTCCAGCAGCTTGTAGAGAAATGTGGGAGCAGGTACCACGTCCTCAACATTAAGGACAGGGCCCATGGCACTCAGGTCCCAGAGCTGCTGGAGCAGGTAGAGGAGATGGTggcaggaaacagagagagattctACAGCAGTCAGACCTACCAGGAGTCAGAAGACCAggtcagagagatggagggaaagatccagagggagaaagaggagaggaaacagagggaggagagagaggtgagagataggTTTCAGAAGGAGTTGCAGGACTCGCTGAAGAAGATAGAGGGAGTGATCCAGGAACATGAAGGAGATATCAGAACACTCAGTGAAAGAACCACTGAACTGGAGAGACAGGTgaaagaagagagggatgaggagaagaaaagggagctggagagagagctGAAGAAAGAGTTTGataggagggaggggatggagagaaa agtgtga